A genome region from Euphorbia lathyris chromosome 4, ddEupLath1.1, whole genome shotgun sequence includes the following:
- the LOC136226774 gene encoding heat shock cognate 70 kDa protein-like, whose product MAGKGEGAAVGIDLGTTYSCVGVWKHDRVEIIVNDQGNRTTPSYVAFTDTERLIGDAAKNQAAMNPVNTLFDAKRLIGRRFSDDTVKSDLKLWPFKVIAGPVDKPMISVTYKGEEKHFSAEEISSMVLSKMREIAEAYLGSTVKNAVVTVPAYFTDAQRQATKDAGVIAGLNVMRIISEPTAAAIAYGLDKNASSAEKKNVFIFDLGGGTFDVSLVTIGEGIFEVKSTAGDTHLGGEDFDNRMVNHFIQEFKRKHQKDISGNPRALRRLRTACERAKRTLSSTFQTTIEIVYLFEGIDFYTTITRAKFEELNMDFFIKCMDHVELCLRDGNMDKSIVHDVVIVGGSTRIPKVQQMLQDFFNGKELCKSINPDEAVAYGAAVQAAILSGEGNEKVQDLVLLDVTPLSLGIETTGGVVTVLIPRNTTIPIKKETGFTTHCDNQTTVPIAVYEGERALARDNNLLGKFDLCGIPSAPRGVPKFTVCFDIDCNGILSVSAEEKTTGSKNKITITNEKGRLSKEIEKMIEEAGKYKVEDEEHKKKIVAKIALEDYAYKMRSTVRNEKMSWKLDLEDKKKIEDAIEQAIEWCDANQLGEADEFKDKMDELKSICIPIIAKMS is encoded by the exons ATGGCCGGGAAAGGGGAAGGAGCAGCCGTGGGTATCGATCTGGGCACAACATACTCATGCGTCGGGGTTTGGAAACATGACAGAGTGGAGATCATAGTCAATGATCAGGGGAACCGGACGACGCCTTCTTATGTTGCTTTCACTGATACCGAGCGTTTGATCGGTGATGCTGCTAAGAATCAGGCTGCTATGAACCCTGTTAATACTCTTTTTG ACGCAAAGCGATTGATTGGTAGAAGATTCTCAGATGACACCGTAAAGAGTGATTTAAAGCTTTGGCCATTTAAGGTAATTGCTGGTCCTGTTGATAAGCCTATGATTTCTGTTACATACAAGGGTGAGGAGAAACACTTTTCTGCTGAGGAGATATCGTCTATGGTTCTTAGTAAGATGCGTGAAATAGCTGAGGCCTATCTTGGATCAACTGTTAAAAATGCAGTTGTAACTGTCCCTGCTTATTTCACTGATGCCCAGCGTCAGGCGACCAAGGATGCTGGTGTGATCGCTGGCCTTAATGTTATGCGTATTATCAGTGAGCCTACGGCTGCAGCCATTGCCTATGGTCTTGACAAGAATGCAAGCAGCGCTGAGAAGAAGAATGTATTTATCTTTGATTTGGGTGGTGGTACTTTTGATGTCTCACTTGTTACCATTGGAGAGGGTATCTTTGAAGTCAAGTCCACTGCTGGTGACACCCACCTTGGAGGCGAAGACTTTGATAACAGAATGGTGAACCACTTCATTCAAGAGTTCAAGAGAAAGCATCAGAAGGATATCTCTGGAAATCCTAGAGCCCTTAGAAGATTGAGAACTGCCTGTGAGAGGGCTAAGAGGACTCTCTCATCAACTTTTCAGACAACTATTGAGATCGTTTACTTGTTTGAGGGTATTGATTTCTACACAACCATAACTCGTGCAAAATTCGAGGAGTTGAACATGGATTTTTTCATAAAGTGTATGGACCATGTTGAGTTGTGTTTGAGGGATGGCAATATGGACAAGAGCATTGTCCATGATGTGGTTATTGTTGGTGGTTCTACAAGAATTCCAAAGGTACAGCAAATGCTGCAAGATTTCTTCAACGGGAAGGAACTATGCAAGAGTATCAATCCGGATGAAGCTGTTGCATATGGTGCAGCTGTTCAGGCTGCCATATTGAGTGGTGAAGGCAATGAGAAGGTGCAGGATCTTGTGCTTTTGGATGTTACCCCTCTCTCACTTGGAATTGAAACAACTGGTGGTGTTGTGACTGTTTTGATACCAAGGAACACTACCATTCCTATAAAGAAGGAGACGGGATTCACCACTCACTGTGACAACCAGACCACTGTCCCGATAGCAGTATATGAGGGCGAGAGAGCACTAGCAAGAGACAACAATTTACTTGGAAAATTTGACCTTTGTGGCATTCCCTCAGCTCCAAGGGGTGTCCCTAAATTCACTGTTTGCTTTGACATAGATTGCAATGGTATCTTAAGTGTTTCGGCTGAGGAGAAGACAACAGGGAGTAAAAACAAGATAACAATCACTAATGAAAAGGGAAGATTGTCCAAAGAGATTGAGAAAATGATAGAGGAGGCTGGGAAATACAAGGTCGAAGATGAGGAACATAAAAAGAAGATCGTTGCTAAAATTGCATTGGAGGATTATGCGTATAAAATGAGGAGTACTGTGAGAAATGAGAAGATGAGCTGGAAACTAGACCTAGAAGACAAAAAGAAGATTGAGGATGCCATTGAACAAGCTATTGAATGGTGTGATGCAAACCAGCTAGGTGAGGCAGATGAGTTTAAGGATAAGATGGATGAGCTAAAGAGCATATGCATTCCTATCATTGCCAAGATGTCATGA